A single region of the Streptomyces sp. NBC_01262 genome encodes:
- a CDS encoding alpha/beta fold hydrolase, producing the protein MSSNPEARNIVLVHGGFVDGSGWRGVYDLLSADGYTVSVVQNPTLSLEGDAAATKLVLDAQDGPTVLVGHSYGGAVISEAGNHENVTALVYIAAFAPDKGESVNTLIADPPPGAPVPPILPPRDGFLFLDREKFAASFAGDLPADEARFLADSQVPWGLDALGGAVGAPAWRARPSYYLVATDDRMIPPPAQRAMAERAGATVTETGGSHAVYVSKPGEVAALIKKAASGTTGG; encoded by the coding sequence ATGAGCAGCAACCCGGAAGCAAGGAACATCGTTCTGGTCCACGGCGGATTCGTCGACGGATCGGGCTGGCGAGGGGTCTACGACCTGCTGAGCGCGGACGGCTACACCGTGAGCGTCGTACAGAACCCCACGCTCTCGCTCGAAGGCGACGCAGCCGCCACCAAACTGGTCCTCGACGCGCAGGACGGCCCGACCGTACTGGTCGGACACTCCTACGGCGGCGCGGTGATCTCCGAGGCGGGCAACCACGAGAACGTGACGGCGCTCGTGTACATCGCGGCGTTCGCACCCGACAAGGGCGAGTCGGTGAACACCCTCATCGCCGACCCTCCGCCCGGTGCTCCCGTTCCGCCGATCCTGCCCCCGCGGGACGGCTTCCTGTTCCTGGACCGGGAGAAGTTCGCCGCGTCCTTCGCCGGGGACCTGCCCGCCGACGAGGCGCGATTCCTGGCCGACTCCCAGGTGCCCTGGGGCCTGGACGCCCTGGGCGGGGCGGTCGGCGCGCCCGCCTGGCGCGCCAGGCCCAGCTACTACCTGGTCGCCACCGACGACCGCATGATCCCGCCCCCGGCCCAGCGCGCCATGGCCGAGCGGGCCGGCGCGACGGTGACCGAGACCGGCGGCAGCCACGCCGTCTACGTGTCCAAGCCCGGCGAGGTCGCCGCGCTCATCAAGAAGGCCGCCTCAGGAACCACCGGAGGATGA
- a CDS encoding carotenoid oxygenase family protein, protein MTDRTALPLYLRGRFAPVPDEHSAAGLTVRGTLPPDLDGRYLRNGPNPLPGEDEAHWFTGPGMLHGIRLRDGRADWYRNRWIRTRELEGHPFIRHDLTIDLTATPANTHVIRHAGTVLALCEVGLPYWVTPELETVGPYDFGGRLTTAMTAHPKEDPVTGELHLFGTGFVPPYLTYHRVTADGRLLDSRPVEVPGPTMMHDFAITEHHIVWMDLPVVFDAGLAGRGGMPYHWDEGYGARLGVMSRTPGSNRVRWYEVDPCYVFHVGNAYEDAQGRIVLDAVRYDRAGFQQAWGDIGGPTGPSSLAGVLEPGHSQAPAALHRWTLDPATGRVTESVLDDRAAEFPTHNESLTGRPNRYLYTVSADGIAKHDLTGRTGHAHETPGSRYAGEAVFVPSADCADEDDGWLLSLVSDDDGRAGELLVLNATDLSVQAVVELPYPVPAGFHGSWLPEPVHAHRP, encoded by the coding sequence ATGACCGACCGGACAGCACTTCCCCTCTATCTCCGGGGCCGCTTCGCCCCGGTCCCCGACGAGCACAGCGCGGCCGGTCTCACCGTACGGGGCACCCTGCCTCCCGACCTGGACGGCCGCTATCTGCGCAACGGCCCCAACCCGCTGCCCGGCGAGGACGAGGCGCACTGGTTCACCGGGCCCGGCATGCTCCACGGCATCCGGCTGCGGGACGGGCGCGCCGACTGGTACCGCAACCGGTGGATACGCACACGGGAACTGGAGGGGCATCCCTTCATCCGCCATGACCTCACCATCGACCTGACCGCGACCCCCGCCAACACCCACGTCATCCGGCACGCCGGCACCGTACTGGCCCTGTGCGAGGTGGGCCTTCCCTACTGGGTCACCCCGGAACTGGAGACCGTCGGACCGTACGACTTCGGCGGGCGGCTGACCACCGCGATGACCGCCCACCCCAAGGAGGACCCGGTCACCGGCGAACTGCACCTGTTCGGGACCGGGTTCGTCCCGCCCTACCTCACCTACCACCGCGTCACCGCGGACGGCCGGCTGCTCGACAGCCGGCCGGTCGAGGTGCCGGGCCCGACGATGATGCACGACTTCGCCATCACCGAGCACCACATCGTCTGGATGGACCTGCCGGTCGTCTTCGACGCCGGCCTCGCCGGGCGCGGCGGCATGCCCTACCACTGGGACGAGGGGTACGGAGCGCGGCTCGGGGTCATGTCCCGTACGCCCGGCAGCAACCGCGTCAGGTGGTACGAGGTCGATCCCTGCTACGTCTTCCACGTGGGCAACGCCTACGAGGACGCGCAGGGCCGCATCGTGCTGGACGCGGTGCGCTACGACCGGGCCGGCTTCCAGCAGGCCTGGGGGGACATCGGCGGACCCACCGGCCCGAGCAGCCTGGCCGGCGTCCTGGAACCGGGCCACTCCCAGGCACCCGCCGCCCTGCACCGCTGGACCCTGGACCCGGCCACCGGCCGCGTCACCGAGTCCGTACTGGACGACCGCGCGGCCGAGTTCCCGACCCACAACGAGAGCCTCACCGGGCGGCCGAACCGCTACCTGTACACCGTCTCCGCCGACGGCATCGCCAAGCACGACCTCACGGGCCGCACCGGTCACGCCCATGAGACGCCCGGCAGCCGCTACGCCGGCGAGGCGGTCTTCGTACCGTCGGCGGACTGCGCCGACGAGGACGACGGCTGGCTCCTGTCGCTCGTCTCCGACGACGACGGCCGGGCGGGAGAACTGCTCGTCCTCAACGCCACGGACCTCTCCGTTCAGGCCGTGGTGGAACTGCCGTACCCCGTCCCGGCCGGATTCCACGGAAGCTGGCTGCCGGAGCCCGTACACGCGCACCGGCCCTGA
- a CDS encoding RNA polymerase sigma factor, translated as MPLDPPTDEELTLRAQSGETGALGLLLARHQAPMRAVALSLLGYGPDAEDAVQDAALTALRRIGDVREPAAVGAWLRAIVRNTSRMRLRAVRETPGLEGLDHLLQRDHEPSHPERLIEQHAMRDWIWGAVEELPPQLRLVLMLRHFSGVTSYQEIAAACEVPVGTVRSRLNQARGKLAKVLLTTATQAHDDASRLTEDSRHEAEATLEGAMRGQLPQEILELWPEETELVGVLSTEGERCHPFPAMRRTREKGVTQHLRHVVASRDITIWEMDAVNPAGIPNPCPPAFAWLMFRENRRVRSLRLVFPEP; from the coding sequence ATGCCTCTCGACCCACCCACGGATGAGGAACTCACCCTCAGGGCCCAGTCCGGCGAGACCGGGGCCCTGGGGTTGCTGCTGGCCCGGCACCAGGCGCCGATGCGCGCGGTGGCGCTGAGCCTGCTCGGCTACGGCCCCGACGCGGAAGACGCGGTGCAGGACGCCGCGTTGACCGCGCTGCGGCGCATCGGCGACGTACGGGAACCGGCGGCCGTGGGAGCGTGGCTGCGCGCGATCGTGCGCAACACCTCCCGCATGCGCCTGCGCGCCGTGCGCGAGACGCCCGGGCTGGAGGGCCTGGACCATCTGCTCCAGCGTGACCACGAGCCCTCGCACCCGGAGCGGCTCATCGAGCAGCACGCGATGCGCGACTGGATCTGGGGCGCGGTGGAGGAACTGCCGCCGCAGCTGCGGCTGGTGCTGATGCTGCGGCATTTCAGCGGCGTCACCTCCTACCAGGAGATCGCCGCCGCCTGCGAGGTGCCGGTCGGCACCGTGCGCAGCCGGCTCAACCAGGCCCGGGGGAAACTGGCGAAGGTGCTGCTGACCACGGCCACGCAGGCCCACGACGACGCCTCCCGCCTCACCGAGGACAGCCGGCACGAGGCCGAGGCCACGCTGGAGGGCGCGATGCGCGGCCAACTGCCCCAGGAGATCCTGGAGTTGTGGCCGGAGGAGACCGAACTGGTCGGCGTCCTCAGCACGGAGGGCGAGCGCTGCCATCCCTTCCCTGCCATGCGACGGACCCGGGAGAAGGGTGTGACCCAGCACCTGCGCCACGTGGTGGCCAGCCGGGACATCACCATCTGGGAGATGGACGCCGTCAACCCCGCCGGCATCCCCAACCCCTGCCCGCCGGCCTTCGCCTGGCTCATGTTCCGCGAGAACAGAAGGGTCCGAAGCCTCCGGCTGGTCTTTCCCGAGCCGTAA
- a CDS encoding GH1 family beta-glucosidase, translating into MIARMATDPIPQFPDGFLWGVSTSAHQIEGAADRREPSVWDAFAAEPGRVKDGSTAAVACDHYHRYPQDVALLRDLGVDAYRFSVSWPRVRSGDLDFYDRLVDELCAAGVRPVPTLFHWDLPLALEEAGGWLERDTASRFAEYAAVVAERLGDRVKKWITLNEPAEHTLLGHALGTHAPGKRLVFDALPVAHHQLLAHGLAVRALRAAGATDIGIANSHGPTWPASDQAADVEAADFYDLLLNRLFADPLLLGEYPSGLGELMPGDVEADLKVIAEPLDWYGINFYAPTRVGAPTGEDAEFGGVAIPAELPFSVQEIEGVPVTDFGWPVVPEALTELLVGFGQRYGDRLPPVVITENGCSYPGLDDQRRIDYLDGHIRALHRAVESGIDVRGYFVWSLLDNFEWAEGYERRFGLVHVDFATQERTPKASYGWLRDALRGQR; encoded by the coding sequence ATGATCGCGCGCATGGCGACGGACCCGATACCTCAGTTCCCGGACGGCTTCCTGTGGGGCGTCTCGACCTCGGCCCACCAGATCGAGGGGGCCGCCGACCGGCGCGAGCCCTCGGTGTGGGACGCCTTCGCGGCCGAGCCCGGGCGGGTGAAGGACGGCTCGACGGCGGCGGTGGCCTGCGACCACTACCACCGGTACCCGCAGGACGTGGCGCTCCTGCGGGACCTGGGCGTGGACGCGTACCGCTTCTCGGTGTCCTGGCCGCGCGTGCGGTCCGGAGACCTCGACTTCTACGACCGGCTCGTGGACGAGCTGTGCGCGGCCGGGGTGCGGCCGGTCCCCACGCTCTTCCACTGGGACCTGCCGCTGGCCCTGGAAGAGGCGGGCGGCTGGCTAGAGCGCGACACGGCCTCCCGGTTCGCCGAGTACGCGGCGGTCGTCGCCGAGCGGCTCGGCGACCGCGTGAAGAAGTGGATCACCCTCAACGAACCCGCCGAGCACACCCTGCTTGGCCATGCGCTGGGCACGCACGCCCCCGGCAAGCGGCTGGTCTTCGACGCCCTGCCGGTGGCGCACCACCAGCTCCTGGCCCATGGCCTCGCCGTACGCGCCCTGCGCGCGGCCGGGGCCACGGACATCGGCATCGCCAACTCGCACGGCCCCACCTGGCCCGCCTCCGACCAGGCGGCGGACGTGGAGGCGGCCGACTTCTACGACCTGCTGCTCAACCGGCTCTTCGCGGACCCGCTGCTGCTCGGCGAATACCCATCGGGTCTCGGGGAGTTGATGCCCGGCGACGTGGAGGCCGACCTGAAGGTCATCGCCGAACCGCTCGACTGGTACGGGATCAACTTCTACGCCCCCACCAGGGTGGGCGCGCCCACGGGCGAGGACGCCGAGTTCGGCGGCGTCGCCATCCCGGCCGAACTCCCCTTCTCCGTACAGGAGATCGAGGGCGTCCCGGTCACGGACTTCGGCTGGCCGGTGGTCCCCGAAGCCCTCACCGAACTCCTGGTGGGCTTCGGGCAGCGCTACGGCGACCGGCTCCCGCCCGTGGTGATCACCGAGAACGGCTGCAGCTACCCGGGCCTGGACGACCAGCGGCGCATCGACTACCTGGACGGCCATATCCGGGCGCTGCACCGGGCCGTGGAGTCCGGGATCGACGTCCGCGGCTACTTCGTCTGGTCGCTGCTGGACAACTTCGAGTGGGCGGAAGGGTACGAGCGCCGCTTCGGGCTGGTCCACGTGGACTTCGCGACCCAGGAACGGACGCCGAAGGCCTCGTACGGATGGCTGCGCGACGCGCTGCGCGGCCAGAGATGA
- a CDS encoding MFS transporter, protein MTTDAQAEQTDPLAEPRERVGRGWTASLSLANGAIWVGWYGPLQILLALQAEDFAPGTGMSKETLLAWVTGAGAVVSLAANPFFGALSDRTTARWGRRTPWIVGGTAGGALSLLLLAGAGGLWTMVLGWCLVQLALNAAFAAITAAVPDRVPRLQRGSVGGWLGAAQILGVVGGTGLATVTGGVGAGYAACAVFTMAGVLPYVLRHRDLRLPPQARPPWSWRAFAAGFALSPRRHPDLAWAWLTRFLINLSNALVLLYLLYYLRDRLHYPDPGEGVLILTAVNGLTLLATVVVSGVWSDRSGRRKPFVLWSGALMALATAGLAAWQTWPGAIVAAALLGVGFGVFTSVDFALMTDVLPTALDRGKDLGVINVANALPQVAAPVLAAPIVTYLGGYRALYLVAAVIGAAGAVLVRQIRGVD, encoded by the coding sequence ATGACGACAGACGCGCAGGCGGAGCAGACCGATCCGCTGGCCGAGCCCCGCGAACGGGTCGGCCGGGGCTGGACCGCCTCGCTGTCGCTGGCCAACGGCGCCATCTGGGTGGGCTGGTACGGCCCGCTGCAGATCCTGCTGGCGCTCCAGGCCGAGGACTTCGCACCCGGCACCGGGATGTCGAAGGAGACCCTGCTCGCCTGGGTCACCGGCGCCGGCGCGGTGGTCTCGCTGGCCGCCAACCCGTTCTTCGGCGCGCTCTCGGACCGTACGACCGCCCGCTGGGGCCGCCGTACGCCATGGATCGTGGGCGGGACGGCGGGCGGGGCGCTCTCGCTGCTGCTCCTCGCCGGAGCCGGCGGGTTATGGACGATGGTGCTCGGCTGGTGCCTGGTCCAGCTCGCCCTGAACGCGGCCTTCGCGGCGATCACCGCGGCGGTCCCGGACCGGGTGCCCCGGTTGCAGCGCGGCTCCGTGGGCGGCTGGCTGGGCGCGGCCCAGATCCTGGGCGTGGTCGGCGGCACGGGCCTGGCGACGGTCACCGGGGGAGTGGGCGCCGGATACGCGGCCTGCGCGGTGTTCACGATGGCGGGCGTCCTGCCGTACGTACTGAGGCACCGCGATCTGCGCCTGCCGCCGCAGGCCCGCCCGCCCTGGTCCTGGCGCGCCTTCGCGGCCGGCTTCGCGCTCAGCCCGCGCCGCCACCCGGATCTGGCCTGGGCCTGGCTGACCCGCTTCCTGATCAACCTCAGCAACGCCCTCGTCCTCCTCTATCTCCTCTACTACCTGCGGGACCGGCTGCACTACCCCGACCCCGGCGAGGGCGTGCTGATCCTCACGGCGGTCAACGGGCTCACGCTGCTGGCCACGGTCGTGGTGAGCGGCGTCTGGTCCGACCGGTCCGGCCGCCGCAAGCCCTTCGTGCTGTGGTCGGGCGCGCTGATGGCACTCGCGACCGCGGGCCTGGCCGCCTGGCAGACCTGGCCGGGCGCGATTGTGGCGGCGGCCCTGCTGGGCGTCGGCTTCGGCGTCTTCACCTCGGTCGACTTCGCCCTGATGACCGACGTCCTGCCCACCGCCCTGGACCGCGGCAAGGACCTGGGGGTCATCAACGTCGCCAACGCCCTCCCCCAGGTGGCGGCCCCCGTCCTCGCGGCGCCGATCGTGACGTATCTGGGCGGCTACCGGGCCCTCTACCTGGTGGCGGCGGTGATCGGAGCGGCGGGAGCGGTGCTCGTGCGGCAGATCCGCGGCGTGGACTGA
- a CDS encoding VOC family protein: MDITIHTTVLPHDDPDESVAFYRDTLGFEVRSDVGKGKMRWITVGPVDQPGTSILLAPPAADPGVTEDERRTIAEMMAKGTYGWILLATRNLDDTFEKVQAGDAEVVQEPTLQPYGIRDCAFRDPAGNMVRIQELG, translated from the coding sequence ATGGACATCACCATTCACACCACCGTTCTCCCGCACGACGACCCGGACGAGTCCGTGGCCTTCTACCGCGACACCCTCGGCTTCGAGGTCCGCAGCGACGTCGGCAAGGGCAAGATGCGCTGGATCACCGTCGGCCCCGTGGACCAGCCCGGCACGTCGATCCTCCTGGCGCCCCCGGCCGCCGACCCCGGGGTCACCGAGGACGAGCGCCGCACCATCGCCGAGATGATGGCCAAGGGCACCTACGGCTGGATCCTGCTGGCCACCCGGAACCTCGACGACACCTTCGAGAAGGTCCAGGCCGGCGACGCCGAGGTCGTCCAGGAGCCGACCTTGCAGCCGTACGGCATCCGCGACTGCGCCTTCCGCGATCCCGCGGGCAACATGGTCCGCATCCAGGAGCTCGGCTGA